The following proteins are co-located in the Gordonia polyisoprenivorans genome:
- a CDS encoding transferase has protein sequence MSGCRACARTELTRVLELGSVPAADHFPPAAQPVSPAEAAHPAAMALCGRCGLAQLVDDDTVVQEARGIEPQALIDQAAAAVADAAAAGFLRGRTVTEFGSPHGGTWIPHLTDRGFAQVPHDHPGGADVVIDSLGIMHDADQAAAFVRRAAVTAPDGVLLLQFHSLHTIVTQGQWNALRHGHFAYYSLPSLQRLLGAVGMSVATAWTYDLYGGTIMVAAVPGDVKPDGKAAEILEREADMTEPAIVRTLQSAINGHVDGLVAWLRAQRTAGVRVYGYGASSRVVALLSLAGVDSSLLSAIADASPDKQGRRMPGCNIPIISPDDLVAAAPDQVLLTVPDLLGEVSGRYPALAGRWVVDGPDAYDIPPGVGERTST, from the coding sequence ATGAGCGGCTGCCGGGCGTGTGCCAGAACCGAACTCACGCGAGTACTCGAACTGGGGTCGGTGCCCGCCGCCGACCACTTTCCGCCTGCCGCGCAACCGGTGTCGCCCGCGGAGGCCGCTCATCCGGCGGCGATGGCGCTGTGCGGCCGATGCGGTCTGGCGCAGTTGGTGGACGATGACACCGTGGTCCAGGAGGCGCGCGGCATCGAACCGCAGGCCCTGATCGATCAAGCGGCTGCAGCGGTGGCCGACGCTGCGGCCGCAGGATTCCTCCGTGGTCGGACGGTCACCGAATTCGGCAGCCCGCACGGCGGGACCTGGATACCCCATCTGACCGATCGGGGTTTCGCCCAGGTGCCCCACGATCATCCGGGCGGGGCGGACGTGGTGATCGATTCGCTCGGCATCATGCACGACGCTGACCAAGCGGCGGCGTTCGTTCGTCGCGCCGCGGTCACTGCTCCAGACGGGGTTTTGCTGCTGCAATTCCATTCGCTGCACACGATCGTCACGCAAGGACAGTGGAATGCTCTACGGCACGGGCACTTCGCCTACTACTCGCTGCCGTCCTTGCAGCGCCTCCTCGGAGCAGTCGGGATGAGTGTGGCCACCGCGTGGACCTACGACCTCTACGGCGGCACCATCATGGTTGCCGCAGTGCCCGGCGATGTGAAGCCGGACGGCAAGGCCGCCGAGATCCTCGAACGTGAAGCCGACATGACCGAACCCGCGATTGTGCGAACCCTGCAGTCGGCGATCAACGGTCATGTCGATGGTCTTGTTGCATGGCTTCGGGCGCAACGCACCGCGGGGGTGCGCGTATATGGGTACGGTGCGTCGTCGCGAGTGGTGGCTCTGCTGAGCCTGGCCGGGGTCGATTCGTCATTGCTGAGCGCGATCGCTGACGCCTCGCCTGACAAGCAGGGCCGGCGCATGCCCGGCTGCAACATTCCGATCATCTCGCCCGATGATCTTGTGGCCGCCGCTCCGGACCAGGTGCTGCTCACCGTGCCCGACCTGTTGGGTGAGGTGTCGGGCCGGTATCCGGCACTGGCGGGCCGATGGGTCGTCGATGGGCCGGATGCATACGACATACCGCCTGGAGTTGGTGAGAGGACGTCCACATGA
- a CDS encoding ThiF family adenylyltransferase has translation MVEILDPTDDRLRITELHESPTISFVDGWTHAGPELSVLDRLDHVDPEVAAPEPVNLSDEHSRERLSRYILFPWRATLVRLPDADIYHRLKTARNRHLLTGREQQLWGSAVIAVAGLSVGSSALTAAALTGARRFRIADSDELAPTNLNRIVGSVTDLGVSKVELARRRILEGDPYAQVTTFPDGYRPDLAEAFLGSAAFAGSTEELPASVIIEEIDDVAMKIDMRRRARAAGVPVLSATDMGEDVVLDIERYDLDPDYPIFHGRGEGFSAGDTADPAQRLRMALAIVGDEVTPRMAFSASQLGRSVASWPQLGSTAAMAGALVATAARNIVCGRPVRSGRYRFGIEEILLGSDAGASEGWNELGRAEFASAAQAMGEGTGTS, from the coding sequence GTGGTAGAAATTCTCGATCCGACCGACGACCGGCTTCGAATCACCGAGTTGCACGAATCGCCGACCATCTCGTTCGTCGATGGATGGACACACGCGGGTCCCGAACTCTCGGTACTCGATCGACTCGATCACGTCGATCCTGAGGTGGCGGCACCCGAGCCGGTGAACCTCTCCGACGAGCACTCTCGCGAACGCCTCAGTCGCTACATCCTGTTCCCCTGGCGCGCGACGTTGGTACGGCTCCCCGACGCCGACATCTACCACCGGCTCAAGACCGCCCGCAACCGACATCTGTTGACCGGCCGCGAACAGCAGCTCTGGGGCAGCGCAGTGATCGCTGTTGCCGGCCTCAGCGTCGGCTCGTCGGCCCTGACCGCCGCCGCGCTGACCGGGGCACGCCGATTCCGCATCGCCGACTCCGACGAGCTCGCGCCCACCAACCTCAATCGCATCGTCGGGTCGGTGACCGATCTCGGTGTCAGCAAGGTCGAGCTCGCGCGCAGGCGCATCCTCGAGGGCGACCCGTATGCCCAGGTCACGACGTTTCCCGACGGTTATCGTCCCGACCTGGCCGAGGCGTTCCTGGGCTCGGCGGCCTTCGCGGGTTCCACCGAGGAGCTACCGGCCTCGGTGATCATCGAGGAGATCGACGACGTCGCGATGAAGATCGACATGCGGCGACGCGCCCGTGCGGCCGGGGTGCCGGTACTCAGTGCCACGGATATGGGCGAGGACGTCGTCCTCGACATCGAGCGCTATGACCTCGACCCGGACTATCCGATCTTCCACGGCCGCGGTGAGGGCTTCTCGGCCGGCGACACCGCCGACCCCGCTCAACGACTCCGGATGGCACTGGCCATCGTCGGTGACGAGGTCACGCCTCGGATGGCGTTCTCCGCAAGCCAGCTCGGACGCAGCGTCGCCTCGTGGCCGCAACTCGGGTCGACCGCCGCGATGGCCGGGGCACTCGTGGCGACCGCTGCACGCAACATCGTCTGCGGTCGGCCCGTCCGCTCCGGCCGCTATCGGTTCGGCATCGAGGAGATTCTTCTCGGTTCCGATGCGGGGGCGAGCGAAGGATGGAACGAGCTCGGCCGGGCCGAGTTCGCCTCAGCGGCGCAGGCCATGGGCGAGGGCACCGGAACGAGCTGA
- a CDS encoding GGDEF domain-containing protein, which yields MRLQPPDNSNTGFRSSELVPATKGVDGPSFARSFDQRTIGVLVSETGAIPLILLGLLSSTFLKPHCQWVLVVIGIYTLLSVAITVYARRLSDRGFALLSFGGMLGVAGSALVIADNGAALAVLVLLAAIPALSAMDSSLPVVLGFVLTAAVLVCVVVSVRATSTTALIVGGGAALMAIAVPTYLVTSLRRRLTALLHQQAQLSVTDPLTLALNRRGLLDGAIHLFRSAATAGKHVAFLVVAVDYFKKYNDTHGHSAGDAILVEITNAIQNAVPPISLVARSGGEEFAILTTTDDAVGLSRLAEEVRLMVASTTDATVSVGGVCATIIEATHDSDHPTLSELMDRLSAQADQLLYAAKGLGRNRAETAYVAPSYWRHLHSSPDEPDDGR from the coding sequence ATGAGACTTCAGCCTCCCGACAATTCGAACACCGGATTCCGCTCGTCCGAGCTGGTCCCGGCCACCAAGGGTGTCGACGGCCCCTCGTTCGCCCGAAGCTTCGACCAGCGCACCATCGGCGTGCTGGTCAGCGAGACCGGAGCGATCCCATTGATCCTCCTCGGACTGCTCTCCTCGACGTTTCTCAAACCCCATTGCCAATGGGTGCTCGTGGTCATCGGCATCTACACCCTGCTTTCGGTTGCGATTACCGTCTACGCCCGACGCCTGTCCGACCGCGGATTCGCCCTTCTGAGTTTCGGCGGCATGCTCGGTGTGGCGGGATCCGCACTCGTGATCGCCGACAACGGGGCAGCATTGGCGGTGCTCGTCCTGCTCGCGGCGATCCCCGCGCTGTCGGCGATGGATTCCTCGTTACCCGTGGTCCTGGGGTTCGTGCTCACCGCAGCGGTCCTGGTGTGTGTGGTCGTCTCCGTCCGGGCAACCTCGACGACCGCATTGATCGTGGGTGGCGGAGCCGCACTGATGGCCATCGCGGTGCCGACCTATCTGGTCACCAGCCTGCGCCGGCGACTGACTGCGCTGCTACACCAGCAGGCACAACTGAGCGTGACCGACCCGCTGACCCTCGCACTCAACCGCCGCGGACTGCTCGATGGTGCGATCCATCTATTCCGTAGCGCGGCCACCGCCGGCAAGCACGTCGCGTTCTTGGTGGTCGCCGTCGACTACTTCAAGAAGTACAACGACACACACGGACATTCGGCGGGTGACGCCATACTGGTCGAGATCACCAACGCCATCCAGAACGCAGTCCCGCCGATTTCTCTGGTCGCCCGCTCCGGCGGCGAGGAATTCGCGATTCTGACCACCACCGACGACGCCGTTGGATTGTCACGGCTGGCCGAAGAGGTTCGACTGATGGTGGCTTCCACCACCGATGCCACGGTGAGCGTGGGCGGGGTCTGCGCGACGATCATCGAAGCGACCCACGACTCCGACCATCCGACGCTGTCCGAGCTGATGGACCGTCTTTCGGCCCAGGCCGACCAACTGCTCTACGCCGCGAAGGGTTTGGGCCGCAACCGCGCCGAGACCGCGTACGTGGCCCCGTCTTATTGGCGACATCTGCATTCGTCGCCAGACGAGCCTGATGACGGCCGCTGA
- a CDS encoding glutamate-1-semialdehyde 2,1-aminomutase — protein sequence MIERRVFTESNRLQAQLHHMVPGGAHTYARGADQYPDGMAPILVRGSGARVWDADGNGYVEYGIGLRSVSLGHGYRPVVDAAYAASLNGMNFSRPTTLEASAAEDFLALVPGADMVKFAKNGSDVTTAAVRLARAATGRDRVAICSHPFFSVDVWFIGTTEMSAGVPDNAYANNPRFTYNDLESLRKVFDKHPDEIAAVILEAATATAEPKPGFLEGVRQLCDRHGAVLVFDEMITGFRWSEHGAQSVYGVTPDLSCWGKAMGNGFPISALAGSRELMELGGLNTDADRVFLLSTTHGPETASLAAFRAVVAAYRDTDPVAAMESAGRRLADGVNAAAAEYSVAEAVSVIGRPSCLVFVTRGPDGLPSQEYRTLFLQEIIARGVLGQSFVTSAAHTDADVDATIEAVCGALPIYSRALEAGSVDRFLRGRPVAPAMRRSAAPRRLCS from the coding sequence ATGATCGAGCGCCGAGTCTTCACCGAATCGAATCGTCTGCAGGCACAGCTGCATCACATGGTCCCCGGCGGTGCACACACCTATGCCCGGGGAGCCGATCAATATCCCGACGGCATGGCTCCGATTCTGGTGCGCGGCTCCGGCGCGCGGGTATGGGACGCCGACGGTAACGGTTACGTGGAGTACGGTATCGGGCTGCGTTCGGTCTCCTTGGGTCACGGCTATCGGCCAGTGGTCGACGCGGCGTACGCCGCGAGCCTGAACGGTATGAATTTCAGCCGCCCGACAACGCTGGAAGCTTCTGCCGCCGAGGACTTTCTGGCGCTCGTCCCGGGTGCTGACATGGTCAAGTTCGCCAAGAACGGTTCCGATGTCACCACCGCGGCGGTCCGGCTGGCGCGGGCGGCGACCGGTCGTGATCGCGTGGCGATCTGCTCGCACCCCTTTTTCTCGGTGGACGTCTGGTTCATCGGGACCACCGAGATGTCCGCGGGTGTCCCGGACAACGCCTATGCCAACAACCCGCGATTCACCTACAACGATCTCGAGTCGTTGCGCAAGGTGTTCGACAAGCACCCCGATGAGATCGCGGCGGTCATCCTTGAGGCGGCCACGGCCACCGCAGAACCGAAGCCGGGCTTTCTCGAGGGCGTTCGTCAGCTGTGCGACCGACACGGCGCGGTCCTTGTGTTCGACGAGATGATCACCGGATTCCGCTGGTCGGAGCACGGTGCGCAGTCGGTGTACGGCGTTACACCGGATCTGTCGTGCTGGGGCAAGGCGATGGGCAATGGGTTCCCGATCTCTGCGCTTGCGGGCTCGCGTGAACTGATGGAGCTCGGCGGGTTGAACACCGACGCCGATCGCGTGTTCCTGTTGTCGACGACGCACGGTCCCGAGACCGCGTCGCTCGCCGCCTTCCGGGCCGTGGTGGCCGCCTATCGTGATACAGATCCTGTGGCGGCAATGGAGTCGGCGGGCCGTCGACTTGCCGACGGGGTCAATGCGGCCGCCGCCGAATACTCCGTAGCAGAGGCAGTGTCGGTGATTGGCAGGCCGTCGTGCCTGGTGTTCGTCACCCGGGGTCCAGACGGTCTGCCGTCGCAGGAGTACCGCACCTTGTTCTTGCAGGAGATAATTGCACGCGGAGTGCTCGGCCAGTCGTTCGTGACCTCTGCCGCACATACCGACGCCGACGTGGATGCGACGATCGAGGCGGTGTGCGGGGCATTGCCCATATATTCGCGGGCGTTGGAAGCGGGCTCAGTGGACAGATTTCTCCGCGGCCGCCCGGTCGCCCCCGCGATGCGGCGTAGTGCGGCGCCGCGCCGTCTGTGCAGTTGA
- a CDS encoding dTDP-4-dehydrorhamnose 3,5-epimerase family protein — protein MRIDTTELADVLVMTPDVHRDDRGLFTRTFDAEIFDAYLDRPGAAATFIQDSQSRSAAGVIRGMHGRSGRGEAKLVRCAHGVVHDVVIDIRPGSPTFGHHQSFRLDDEEFAHLYIPAGFLHGFQALVTADVCYRIDRPHDPAEDIGVAYDDPDLVIAWPAPVTMISPRDRSAGSWHDLLTHLR, from the coding sequence GTGCGAATCGATACCACCGAGTTGGCAGATGTGCTTGTGATGACGCCCGATGTGCATCGCGACGATCGAGGACTGTTCACTCGCACCTTCGACGCCGAGATCTTCGACGCGTACCTCGACCGTCCCGGTGCTGCAGCGACTTTCATCCAGGACTCGCAGTCGCGCTCGGCGGCCGGGGTGATCCGAGGAATGCACGGGCGTTCCGGCCGCGGCGAGGCCAAACTCGTCCGCTGCGCTCACGGAGTCGTTCACGACGTGGTGATCGACATCCGGCCTGGCTCCCCGACATTCGGCCATCATCAGTCCTTCCGTCTCGACGATGAGGAGTTCGCTCACCTCTACATCCCAGCGGGATTCCTCCACGGATTCCAGGCTCTGGTGACCGCCGACGTGTGTTATCGCATTGACCGCCCGCACGATCCCGCCGAGGACATCGGCGTTGCCTACGATGATCCCGATCTCGTGATCGCCTGGCCGGCACCGGTCACCATGATCTCCCCGCGCGATCGGTCGGCGGGCAGCTGGCATGACTTGCTCACGCACCTGCGGTGA
- a CDS encoding PaaI family thioesterase: protein MTSSPESGWAVPADADSPHEGGFRARIDITTDRGGPRYGEFSEEIRRLMDLARYACPTPEITDELIDQVRALNKRLEDVQIDEWRSPAGTRIDLPARGNITLPPYEISEGGPDGVVASVTFRPFHLGGNDAAHGGHVAVAFDDLGGMASALAVQGITRTAYLTVSYRSLTPLRTPLRMHTWVENLDGRKAFVKGTLHDGDRLCADLDALFIALKPGQP from the coding sequence ATGACTTCTTCGCCAGAATCGGGCTGGGCCGTGCCCGCCGACGCGGACTCGCCGCACGAGGGCGGATTCCGCGCCCGCATCGACATCACCACCGACCGCGGCGGCCCGCGCTACGGCGAATTCAGCGAGGAGATCCGGCGGCTGATGGACCTGGCGCGCTACGCGTGCCCGACGCCGGAGATCACCGACGAACTCATCGACCAGGTGCGGGCGCTCAACAAGCGCCTCGAGGACGTGCAGATCGACGAATGGCGCTCGCCCGCGGGCACCCGCATCGATCTGCCCGCGCGAGGCAACATCACGCTGCCGCCGTACGAGATCAGCGAGGGCGGCCCCGACGGCGTGGTTGCCTCGGTGACCTTCCGTCCGTTCCACCTCGGCGGCAACGACGCCGCGCACGGCGGTCACGTCGCGGTGGCCTTCGACGACCTCGGCGGTATGGCGTCGGCACTGGCCGTGCAGGGCATCACCCGCACCGCCTATCTCACCGTCAGCTACCGGTCGTTGACGCCGCTGCGGACCCCGCTGCGCATGCACACCTGGGTCGAGAACCTGGACGGCCGAAAGGCTTTCGTCAAGGGCACACTGCACGACGGAGACCGGCTGTGTGCCGACCTCGACGCGCTGTTCATCGCGCTGAAGCCGGGGCAGCCGTAG
- a CDS encoding EAL domain-containing protein — protein MDIAEAFISDISIRIGAAVEYVRRADLEWLAYLDDTDDAASQLLNQPWSYGSHAVDVDGSAHFLEVAMGIVRAADFPAAATEEEIVSAADAALSRALVEGLSAVIASPSLAQSLRREISVANALIASGDDDFPVYYQPIVRLSDNVTVGWESLLRWTTAGTVRSPDVFMPVAEATSLIIPIGRRAIRAVFADLGSRIGGAHSDEAFVSINLSAKQLWDETLPTYFAELVDDYGVDPRRVWIEVSEIDVIRPAGAAARTLFALHDLGCTICVDDLGSGFSALRYVRDLPIEILKVDRTLVTPLADSTADRAVVDAICTMAKATGLRVVAEGIETEAELAEVNDLGFDLGQGYLLGRPAAAADLFGRRTEVPTDPDGHL, from the coding sequence GTGGACATCGCCGAGGCGTTCATAAGTGACATTTCGATTCGGATAGGGGCCGCCGTCGAGTATGTTCGCCGTGCCGATCTTGAGTGGCTCGCCTACTTGGACGACACCGACGACGCCGCCTCACAATTGCTGAACCAGCCGTGGAGTTACGGTTCGCACGCTGTGGATGTCGATGGCTCGGCGCATTTCCTGGAGGTCGCCATGGGGATCGTGCGCGCCGCGGACTTCCCCGCGGCCGCTACCGAGGAGGAGATCGTCTCCGCCGCGGACGCGGCACTGTCCCGGGCGCTCGTCGAGGGTCTCAGTGCAGTGATCGCCAGTCCTTCTCTGGCCCAATCACTTAGGCGTGAGATCTCCGTGGCGAACGCACTCATTGCGTCCGGTGACGACGATTTCCCGGTGTATTACCAGCCGATCGTCCGCTTGTCCGATAACGTCACCGTGGGCTGGGAGTCGTTGCTGCGCTGGACGACTGCGGGTACTGTCCGCAGTCCGGATGTCTTCATGCCGGTCGCCGAGGCGACCTCACTGATCATTCCAATCGGTCGCCGTGCCATCCGGGCGGTCTTTGCCGACCTCGGCAGTCGGATCGGTGGCGCGCACAGCGATGAGGCATTCGTCTCGATCAACCTATCCGCCAAGCAATTGTGGGACGAGACGCTACCCACGTACTTCGCCGAACTCGTCGACGACTATGGAGTGGATCCTCGCAGGGTGTGGATCGAGGTCAGCGAGATCGATGTCATTCGGCCCGCCGGGGCTGCTGCGCGCACGCTCTTTGCGTTGCATGATCTTGGATGCACGATTTGCGTGGACGATCTCGGTTCGGGATTTTCGGCGTTGCGGTATGTCCGGGATTTGCCGATTGAGATCCTCAAAGTCGATCGCACCCTGGTGACCCCGTTGGCCGATAGCACCGCCGACCGTGCTGTGGTGGATGCGATCTGCACGATGGCGAAAGCCACCGGATTGCGCGTCGTCGCTGAGGGAATCGAGACCGAGGCCGAACTCGCCGAGGTGAACGACCTCGGTTTCGACCTTGGTCAGGGCTATCTGCTCGGCCGTCCCGCGGCAGCCGCCGATCTCTTCGGTCGCAGGACTGAGGTTCCTACCGACCCTGACGGGCATCTTTAG
- a CDS encoding EAL domain-containing protein, translating to MAARFIEGLMARVGPAIAMLRVADLDYELVPTASGDEKLDILIGELRGGAHIVELGGERYFLDTRTGVASPRYLSRDLNNGVGKWCAECAFTAAIDRQTPLEVCDDEMLATVDRLRTTVLRLSRAKVADFAPHYQPIVHLPSHEVAGYESLMRWRDGNEAGPSEFLPILEGTALLGPISTSTIATAVAELPRGITTAAGSDSFVSINFSQRQLLNPAIVESTIEQVRASGADPARFWIELREDEVIRIASDAAHAVTALSEAGCTIVVDDLGSGYSALSYLLDLPVDVLKVDGDLVNSLDSDCQEESETTVAVVRAICDVARATGSKTVAEGVEDAAVVPLLVDLGFDYAQGYHFGRPASSSALFG from the coding sequence GTGGCCGCTCGGTTCATCGAGGGTTTGATGGCGCGTGTCGGGCCCGCGATCGCGATGCTGCGGGTGGCCGACCTCGACTATGAATTGGTTCCTACCGCATCCGGCGACGAGAAACTCGACATCCTCATCGGTGAACTCCGCGGCGGCGCCCACATTGTCGAACTGGGCGGTGAACGGTATTTCCTGGACACGCGAACCGGGGTGGCCTCCCCCCGTTATCTGTCCCGCGACCTCAACAACGGCGTGGGCAAATGGTGCGCGGAATGCGCGTTCACGGCGGCGATCGATCGGCAGACACCACTGGAGGTGTGCGACGACGAGATGCTCGCCACCGTCGACCGGTTGCGCACCACCGTGCTGCGGCTCTCGCGGGCCAAGGTTGCCGACTTCGCGCCGCACTATCAGCCGATCGTGCATCTACCGTCGCACGAAGTCGCCGGGTACGAGTCGCTGATGCGCTGGCGGGACGGCAACGAGGCCGGCCCGAGTGAGTTCCTCCCGATCCTGGAGGGCACCGCGTTGCTGGGGCCGATCAGCACCTCGACGATCGCGACGGCCGTCGCCGAACTCCCACGCGGGATCACCACGGCGGCCGGATCGGACTCCTTCGTGTCGATCAACTTCTCCCAGCGCCAACTCCTCAACCCGGCGATCGTCGAGTCGACCATCGAGCAGGTCCGCGCCAGCGGAGCCGATCCGGCGCGGTTCTGGATCGAGTTGCGGGAGGACGAGGTGATCCGCATCGCCAGCGACGCCGCCCACGCCGTCACCGCGCTGAGCGAGGCCGGGTGCACCATCGTCGTCGACGATCTCGGGTCGGGGTACTCCGCGCTGAGCTACCTGCTCGATCTGCCGGTCGACGTCCTCAAGGTCGACGGAGACCTGGTGAACTCCCTCGACAGCGACTGTCAGGAGGAGAGCGAGACCACGGTGGCGGTGGTCCGCGCGATCTGTGACGTCGCCCGTGCGACGGGATCGAAGACGGTTGCCGAAGGTGTCGAGGACGCGGCTGTCGTACCGTTGCTCGTCGACCTGGGATTCGACTATGCGCAGGGATACCACTTCGGGCGGCCCGCGTCGTCGTCGGCGCTGTTCGGTTGA
- a CDS encoding YdcF family protein, producing the protein MSSSATDPDPTATRHSDSPDRPVRRRRLLRRVVIAVVIVAVLAGAAFYGLGYQLFYRDHSDPLRKVDAIVVLGGEHDGREDYGLQLAREGYASTVLISDPYMNDHYHRTGAELMQRVCSSSTASIEVICFDPDPSTTRGEAMETQRLARQRHWHSVIVISWRFHLVRARYIFGQCFDGDVVMRPVPRSYPSSLRYWSFQFAYQFGGLAKAAVLGCDK; encoded by the coding sequence GTGTCCTCGTCGGCGACCGATCCCGATCCCACGGCCACCCGGCACTCCGACTCGCCGGACCGGCCGGTCCGTCGACGCCGACTGCTGCGCCGTGTGGTGATCGCCGTGGTGATCGTCGCCGTGCTCGCGGGAGCGGCGTTCTACGGGTTGGGCTATCAGCTGTTCTACCGCGACCATTCCGACCCGCTGCGCAAGGTCGACGCCATCGTCGTGCTCGGTGGGGAGCACGACGGCCGTGAGGATTACGGTCTACAGCTCGCCCGCGAGGGATACGCCTCCACGGTCCTCATCTCCGACCCGTACATGAACGACCACTATCACCGCACCGGCGCCGAATTGATGCAGCGGGTGTGTTCGTCGAGCACCGCATCGATCGAGGTGATCTGTTTCGACCCCGATCCGTCGACGACGCGGGGCGAGGCGATGGAGACCCAGCGACTGGCCCGCCAACGCCACTGGCACAGCGTGATCGTCATCAGCTGGCGGTTCCACCTGGTTCGCGCCCGCTACATCTTCGGCCAGTGCTTCGACGGCGACGTCGTCATGCGCCCGGTGCCGCGGTCATATCCGTCGTCGCTGCGGTACTGGAGCTTCCAGTTCGCCTACCAGTTCGGTGGTCTCGCCAAGGCCGCCGTCCTCGGCTGTGACAAGTAG
- a CDS encoding 1,4-dihydroxy-2-naphthoyl-CoA synthase, with protein sequence MSTDAASATPTPFDPSQWRPVTDLGELTDITYHRHVGTARADGIVRIAFDRPEVRNAFRPHTVDELYRALDHARRTPDIGTVLLTGNGPSPKDGGWAFCSGGDQRIRGRSGYQYATSHDTDVAAAGAEGVDEARVKAEGGRLHILEVQRLIRTMPKVVIAVVNGWAAGGGHSLHVVCDLTLASREHARFKQTDADVGSFDAGYGSAYLAKQVGQKFAREIFFLGEAYDAKTMHRMGAVNRVADHADLERTAIEWGRTINGKSPTAQRMLKFAFNLTDDGLMGQQVFAGEATRLAYMTDEAVEGRDAFLQKRSPEWDAFPYYY encoded by the coding sequence ATGAGCACCGATGCCGCTTCCGCCACGCCGACTCCCTTCGATCCGAGCCAGTGGCGTCCAGTGACCGACCTCGGCGAACTCACCGACATCACCTATCACCGCCACGTCGGTACCGCCCGCGCCGACGGCATCGTGCGCATCGCCTTCGACCGACCCGAGGTCCGCAATGCGTTCCGGCCGCACACCGTCGACGAGCTCTATCGGGCCCTCGACCACGCACGGCGCACCCCCGACATCGGCACGGTGCTGCTCACCGGCAACGGACCGAGCCCCAAGGACGGGGGGTGGGCGTTCTGCAGCGGCGGTGATCAACGCATCCGCGGTCGGTCCGGCTATCAGTACGCGACCAGCCACGACACCGACGTCGCGGCGGCCGGTGCCGAGGGCGTCGACGAGGCGCGCGTGAAGGCGGAGGGCGGCCGCCTGCACATCCTGGAGGTCCAGCGCCTCATCCGCACGATGCCCAAGGTCGTGATCGCCGTCGTCAACGGTTGGGCCGCCGGTGGCGGTCACTCCCTGCACGTGGTGTGCGACCTCACCCTCGCCTCACGCGAGCACGCCCGCTTCAAGCAGACCGACGCCGACGTCGGTTCCTTCGACGCCGGCTACGGCAGCGCATACCTCGCCAAGCAGGTCGGCCAGAAGTTCGCGCGCGAGATCTTCTTCCTCGGCGAGGCGTACGACGCGAAGACGATGCATCGGATGGGTGCGGTGAACCGGGTGGCCGATCACGCCGACCTCGAACGCACCGCCATCGAGTGGGGGCGCACCATCAACGGCAAATCGCCCACCGCGCAACGCATGCTGAAGTTCGCCTTCAATCTCACCGACGACGGGCTCATGGGCCAGCAGGTGTTCGCCGGTGAGGCCACCCGCCTGGCATACATGACCGATGAGGCCGTCGAGGGCCGGGATGCGTTCCTGCAGAAGCGCTCTCCGGAATGGGACGCTTTTCCGTATTACTACTGA